The Hippoglossus hippoglossus isolate fHipHip1 chromosome 4, fHipHip1.pri, whole genome shotgun sequence DNA window GCAAAGGCTCACAGGCAGactaatcaataaatcaatcctTTAAGTCAATCAAATGCTGCAATTTTCACATTACCATTCTGATAAAACGAAAAATTAAATGACAACATAATTTCTTATTTCACGTCTCTGTGCGGTGACTGTGGGTGAAACCGTTGAgggagtgtgtgcatgagcaCAAATCTCTGGATTGGTTACGATGGGTGATTGGGCAACAAAAAGTGTGCTTCACTACATACACTGAAGATTGTTTGGACTACAAAAACATCTCGGATTCATTCTTTCGTTAACGAAACAGGTCTCTCCTATAATATGCACGATACTATTTGGGAAAATAAAATAGGTACAGAAATCGAGAGCTATAAAAATGGCAAACTCAGCAGCAAATCTCATCTCAAATTTTCTCTCTCCAACTCTCCTCTTATCTACCGTCACAGTAGATTTCTGTTGAACAACTTGTGCGGCCATTTCGTCGGCATCTAACCATGATGGAAGAATCCAACTCAAATGCCCCAACCTACAGTGGGACAAGACagggggagaaagaagaggaatatatatatatatttatatatacgcAGGACAGTGCCTACTCTCAGTAACCACTACCGTTTGGATCTCTACCGaactcatcctcctcccccAAATTGTCCCCCATGGCAGATATGAGGTGGTGACTGAGTGAATGGGGCTAGattctctctcctccgctcttccatCCATTTGTATTGTCACCCGAAGACGGTCGGGAGCTCTTTACTTGCCCTCTTCTGGTTTGATGGCCTGCGGTTTTATGGGGCCAGTCCGTATGGGCTTGGCCGTAGAGATGGGGGGTTTGTCAGAATCTGGGCGTTCGCCTCCTGCCTGGTGGTTTTGGGCAGAGGTGTCGAGGGAGGGTTTTCCTCCCTGATCAAGTCGAGAAGCGTTGCTGACTTGTGGTGCcttaagctgctgctgctctgagaaGAACTTATGAGTGGACTGGAGCACCTCAGCCCGCTGCTTTGCCTAGAGGGGGATAGagggaaaatacaaaaatggtCAACCCACCCATCTCAGATTGGCCAAATGAACAAATCAGTATGACATAACAGatacaaagaaaatgttaaaagacCTTTAGGTCCTGTTCAGCCTTCAGAGACGCATGTGCACCTCTGGGTATAATCGAGGGACCAGGGGGTCCTCGGGAAAGATGCTGGCTGTGCTGTGGATACTGGGGTCGGGGATGAGGCATTAGCCCACCACCCACATTCGCCGACATTGGCGGGCCCATGGGAGAACGCTGAACACCCCCAGCAAATGAGTTAGCGTGAGGAGGTCGAACCAGAGGAGAAACTATGTTGGGCTGAGAGAGCatctgaaagagagaaaataaatgcatcagTTTACATTCATGTTTACAACAGGTGCATTTTACAAACAGTCAAAATACAAgtcatgtaaataataataatatacctGAGGGTTGAACTGTCCAGGGAAATGCTGCGCCATCCTCATCCCGGCAGAGTTGGGCTGAAACTGCTTCTGGTACAATATGCTGTTCATCTTACTGGACTGGCTACTAGGAGAGGTGGAGCTGGCCCTGCAGGCAAACGAGAAGGACATTTATAATCGTGTGTACAagattacaataaaaacacatatgttAGTGTGTGACTTGGATTGTATAAACTCACAATGTGCAGAATTTCCTTGCAAATAAAGTTTGCCACCTCAACTTGTTTTGATTCTGtccatttttgacattttaagaaGTCACGTTTGGTGTGCGTTTGTCAGTAAGTGCGAGGATGTGGTTTCGGGTTGTACCTGTAATGACTGGAGGTGGGTGTTGTGCTCCTGGCTCCAGGAGGAGTTCCAGGCTTCACGTCCATCCCACTGCCAAAGAGTTTAAGATCCATCTCCATCTGCAGCGTGTCAAAACACAGGAAcatacactttaaaaaaagtcaCAACCAACCTCTTTATTCAAACAGagtcacacatgtacacactacTACAGTACCTTGCTGGTGGGTGGCGGCATCATGTTGTGGCTGGGGCCCATGATGCTGCGGTACGCCTGGGAGACTGGAGGCTGTCGGTTCATGTTGGGGGGCTGGGCCTGAGGCGGCGTGGGGGGCAGTGCCAGGAGGGGCTGGCCTCCACCCGAGCCAAAGTTCGACAGAGACAATTGGGAACCAGGCAGAGGCACTGTCACCTTGAGGGAAATTAGAGAAGCACAAGTgtttgaaaatgagaaataatcAAACAATTCACCGATTTATCTAACCAACAGAAACTTGCGCTGTTTCACAACATTGGAAATTAAACACGTGGAAGTTTGATAACTGGTAAAAAATGAAGTAAGCTATTCACAAGGATTACAAACATTCAAATTCCATTATGTTTGCATGTATGTTACCTGTTGCATTGCTGAACTGGGCGACTGAGTGTTACTGTAGTAGCTACTCTGGCCATGTTGTTGCACCTGCCCCGAGTACATGTTTGAATGCTGATTCATCCCCTGTCGAGCCTGAAACAAGACACATGTCAGATGAAAGACGTACAGTGGGCTCAGTTTTCTTTTGGTAGAGTGAAATGTTCCCTGGGAGCGCTCTGGTTACCTGCAGCAGGTGTGTGTCAATGAGCTGGGAGCCTCCCATGCCAGAGGGCTGGTTGAGCTGCGGCTCAAACAGAATGGGAATGTGCTGAGTGGATGACTGCTGCTGATAGGCTAGGTTGGACTGAGGCTTGCCCATGTCAGGTGCTTGCACGCTGGCGTAGCTGTGCAGGGATGGTCCTGACAGCATCATGGAGGCCTGTGACAGGCTGTTCTGCATGAATGCCTGCTGAGACCTGAGGGAAGACACATCAGCAGGATCAGATGACAGGAACAATGGTGCCTCAGAGCAGCGAGACTGGCCCCTCTGTGCGTTTCTGTTGTGAGAAGAGAACTCATTGTCCTGCGGTGTGTCTTGTGTTACCTGTAAGGCTGCAGCGAGGAGCTGAACAGATCTTGTGGCTGGGACACTGGAGGTCCAGCACCGAGTCCTAGCTggggctggtgtgtgtgttggtgcgcgTGTTGGTGTCCGTGTTGGTGCGCGTGTTGGTGCCCGTGTTGGTGCCCATGTTGGTGCCCATGTTGGTGCCCATGTTGGTGCTGAGGCTGACCTTGCAGTGGAGCGTAGATGGGGATGGGAATCTGCTGCACTGCTGTTGGCTGAGGTGGGCAAACAGGTTATTTCTATCATCAAGGTTTAAGCATTCCTGCACTGAATTCTCAAAAAGTAAAATGCTACCTGTGAGAGTCCAGGCTGGAAGCCTTGCTGCTGTGCCAGGGAGGGAGGAGCCAAGCGAGGGTGAGGGGTGCTGAACAGGTGACTAGTGTCCATGTAGAATGCTGGAATCTGAGCTGCAGAACCTGGACatacaagaaataaaatattagtgACTACCAACAGACATGCACGGTTCTTCAAATATGAAACTAtagatgaaacaaactgaaCTATCGGGGCTATAATGATTTCCACTAAATAACGATGATTAAAATGCAGGAAACAGTGTCATGTTAATCTCACCTGCTGCAGACTGGGAGACGTACACCTGTGGGGTCTGCTGCTGGGGCAGGAGGGCAGGCACGCAGCCCAGctgagagaagctgctgctactgctgctactgctggAGCACAAACTTCCACCCTGCAACTGTTGGGGCTTCACCTTGCAGATGTTTGGGGGGTCAGAAGCTGTGGTGGTCTTGGTGCTGAGCGATGATGTTGTATAGGTGCCTGATCCTGCGGGGTGGAGGTAAACATATGGTGCAGACAAGGAGTCATGATGGGCGCCTGTATACTACTGATGCACAACAGGAAatgccaaaagaaaaaaaatcagtaaCTTCAGTGCTGaacaccagcagtgtgtgtgtcaacagacAATATGGAGGGAAATGTATGCTAAATGCAAGTAGAGATGTTGTTACCTGACAGTGAAGTGCTGGGAGTAACAGAAGCCACAGGGATCTGTGGCATGGAGGCCGAGGAGAAGGAAGAGTATGAAGATGCACATGACGTGAtgggggatgaagaggaggtgacCGGAGAATTCTTCTCCAGACTCGGGGAGTTTTCCCAAGCTTTACGAGCAGATTCCATCTGAACAGGAGACAGAAAGATGTCAGCACTTAAGAATCACTAAAACGTTAGAGAGGAGAAGAGTATTTCTTATGGAAATTAATGTTTCCTGGAATGTGTTGTACTATCTGTGTACCTTTAGTGTTAGGTCAACAGTAGCAGGGGAGACAGTGCTGAGGCTGGAGCTCTGCTGCAGGGTCTCTCGCCTAGGAATGGGCAACGAATGAGGCAGTGCCAcctgagacaaaaaagaaaaaaagaaaggaaaacacccAAAGCATTTACAGAATGTTAAATAATTgggattaaaaacatttactatTTATACACAACTGAGTGTACTGatttattcaaatcaaaatgaaagaTGAACAAGGTTTTTTCAAGTGTAAGGATGTCTACTCACATTTGCCACCAAACTTTCTTCTATTTTGTTGACTCCTGTAGGAACACTGTCAGccagtgaggaggagggggcggtGTAGTCAGTGACAGATTCCTgagatggaaacaaacatttagaatCACAAACTAACATGTTATACTACAAGTATAGATAGTTGGGTGACAGTAATTGTGACAGTGACATACCTTTGAGTTACTGATGAACTCTGCTGAGGGGACTGTAATCATGCCCTCAATGTCTCCTCCCAGCTCTGGTACGGCGGTGTCACTGGTGGGAGGACTGGGTTCTGTGGCTCTGCTGACGCCTCCTCCAGGAACTCCTCCCTCCATGCCTTCGCCTTCTACTCCACGTGCATCTTTGGCCTTGCGGTTCTTAAGAGAACGCTCTTTACCAATGGGACCTGGCTTATATTCCTTGGTTTCCACTGGCTCCATTTCaggaagctgtggaggaaaTGTACTCTGTAGCTGAGTTTCACAAAACTAATTTGAATCTGGATTGTGTAAGCATGAGCAGAAAGGAGTGTTACcttctgtgttttgattggGCCAGCTCGaggttgtttctgtctctgttctttGGGAGCAGGTAGTTTGTTTTCAGAGCCCATCTCTATCAACGCTGGAACTCCATCActgtctgtgctgcctgcagatgaTGGTGCTCCAAACTGAATACTGTCGATTGCCAACTCTACACTGCCCTCAGCTCCTGGCTTCACACCCtaaaaattaaaattacaaaatattttaatttcatgatTTATCATACAGCAAGTGGATGTTGCAGTCACAAAACACAGGCACATTTTGCATACCTCAGAGGAGACAGTGCCAGTAAAGGAGGTGAGAGGTTTGTTCCAGGCACTCACAGAAGGCGGCTGAGGAGGGCTGATTGGACCAACTGGAATACACAGATTGGATTTTTAGAAAACAGGCTGACAGATTCACTCCTGAATAGACATTTGGATAAATACATTCAAGTCATCAACATATACTTATTCACTCACGCTTCTTCACATCAAGAAGGACAGTGGAGCCCGCAACCTTGTTCTCCCACAGTTCTGTACCCAGCGTGCTGTGCGTCTGGGTGGGTGCGGGGGGGAGGTTTTTTGAGGTGAAGTCCACAGCAGCAGGGGGGATAGTGGGCAGAGGAGCCACCGTTCCTTCCAGAGTCTGAGGGGATGCAGCAGGCTGGGTAGGGGGCAGGTGAGGATGCTGGGGGGCAGCAATGGTAGGCTGCTGTTGGGCCTGGGGAATAGAGGCTGCAGCAGGCTGAGGCTGTGAGGCctgttgttgatgttgatgttgatgatgctgctgctgttgttgcgATGACTGTTTTTTAGCAAATCTTGGTGGCAgctttcctcctccccctctgctcTTCTCACCGGAGCCCTTTTTACCCCAGTTCTGTAAGAGTTGTAACTATATTAATACAATATCTAAGACATACAGTTCCTTTTCAATAAAGTAATGCACTGCTGTCAAATGGTATGTTCTTAAATTCCCTGTTCCTACCTGAGGTGTCTGCTCTTCCTTTTTCCGTTTCTCCTCATCCTGAAGGCGTTTTTGTTGCTTGCGGGAGACGACCTCTGTGAAGCCGTCATCATTGGTGCTGGACTGTGGGTCCTCTGTGGTGGTGACCTCTGGGTGGTCATCAATGATCACAACACCTACAATGACCAGACAAgaagaacatgttttttttagataacAAGCATCTAGAGGAGTAGATTCCAGGCCCAACAGTATCAGAGaatacatgtatttacttaCTGGCATAATTGTTGAGATCAAACTGAGAAAGCGCATTCTCCTTGGGCTTCTTGGAGACCTGTTTGGTCTCATCTTTGCGACGGGCAGACTGCTCTTTCGAAGGTCTTTgcgctgctcctccagctgttGATGCTGCTGCCTCTGAGTTCTGGTGGCCTACagggctgtttgtttgaaatgttgagGAACAGAAGTAAAAATTTAGATTAATCACAAGACACTGTGACAAACCAGTCAGTGACATCAgtactgacacactgacaccagAACATCAGTGTGGATGTAAACAAGGCCTGAGAAACTAAGAATGCTCATGTGTAAAAAAGTACTGACTTGGGATCTGAACTAATCTGAAAGAGATCTCATTTGCAAACAGAGAACtaagcctcttttttttttttaacatcctcTGACTGAAGTAGGAGTAAACAAAGAAGCTACTAGACAGGAAGTGTTGAcgataaaaggaaaaaacattttctctgtgttcaggTGCAGAGTCTATAAATACCACCACACTGATGCCATATTTAACCAAACATTTCAATGGCTAATTATAGTACACTAGAGGATAATTCTTAAACACATTCCAATCTTCCCAGCTTATTGAGGTATGTAGATTGTTCTCCAGTATTATTTAGTGCAGTCATTAATTGGGCGGAATACTAATCAACAATTAGTTTACAAAAGTTTTATTGTGTGAATAAACCTGCCATGTTATTCTGCTGCACACTAGTCGTTGAGTCAACCCCATTGTGCAACTGTTAATGGAAGCAGACAGAGTAAATGCCTTACATAAGACAAAAGCCTGATTGTTTCAAACTCACCCTTTGCGCCCTGCTTTGgcccctccccttctctccccttTGCCCCCAGTGTAGCCCCGGACTGGTTTGGCTCCACTGTTGCCTCTACGATTCTGTCTCTCCGCCGGCCTCTGACTGGAGAAACTCCTCTTGGCTGCAGGAGCACCTTCACGTTTTGGAGTCACCCCTCCTTCAGGTGGGCTTTTATTGGGGGTCAAAGAGCCCTGAGGAAGTGTGGGTGCCGCAGCAGAGGCAGTGGTGGCTTCATTAGTGGCCTCCACTgctcctttcctctcttctcgCTCTCTCCTTTCGTTGAAGTCGCTGCTTTCAGAAGCAGTCTCCCATTCCTCATTGGCTTGATCTGAAGAGTTCTGGTTGGACAGATCAGGGGACTTGGTACCGACCGCAGCGATTGTGGGGCTGCTGGTCTCAGGTAAGGATGCTTCTATAGTAGAGGGCAGGTCGGGTGCAGGCAtagttgctgctgcttctgcaggCACAGTAACAGGGGTTCCTGGAGCTCTAGACAGGGTTGGGGAAAGGGATATTGGGGCAGACCTGGCAGAAGTAGCAGGCACTGAGGGTAAATGGGCAGGTGGACTTGAGGCTGTTTCTCCACTACCCAACACGGCCGCCTCCCGCTCCTTCAAGCGTCTGAAGCGGGGGGGTTTATCTTGCCTGGGGGGGCGTGCTGGTCGGGATCTACGAGGCCTCTCTCTGCTACTCTGTGGTCCGTCCACAAATTTCTTGCCCTCAGACTTAGGTGGCCGTCGGTCAGTGGGATGATTGTCATATCTTTGGGCCGACTCCATTTCCTCAGGCCTAAATGTCTCCATGGGTCTAGAGGGCCACTGAGAAGAGGACTCTCTGGGCATTGGCCGTCTAAGAGGGGCAGAGCGAGGGCCACCACGTTCCCTTGCAACACCTCTTCTACTGTATAATCCACCTCTCCCTCGCCGAGAAGGTTCTCCTTTAGGAAGGAATCCTGGCTTGGGCCTATTTTCATCATCCACTCTGAATCCAGCCTTTTCTCCTATGTGAGGAGGTCCAAAGCCCGGCTTATGGGGCCCAGGTCGGACCTCGCCAGGGAGTTCTCGTCTCAGTGGACGGCTAGGTTTGGTGCTAGGTTCGCGGTCAGAGGGTCCAGTATCACTAGCAGACTCCCTCCCACCTTCACTTTCAGAATCTGTATCTGAACCCCGTCGTCGTCTGCGTTTTGGAATAACCTCAAAGTCTGAGCTTTCACTGCGAGTTTCGCTTTCTTCCCTATTGCGAAAGGCAGCAGCACCTCCCACTGCAGGTAAATCAGAGCGTGATCGGGGCTCTCTGTAAGGGTACTCTGCTCGACTCCTGCCGCGACCCCCCCTGCTGCGACCACTGTAAGTACCTCGGTAGCTGCGTCCTCTAGCGTAATACTCCCCTCTGCCACGTCCTTTGAAACTTGAGTCAGCAGGCcactctctatctctatctctgtcCTTGTCCATGTCCATGTCCCTATCCCTGTCCCTATCTCTGtcccgttctctctctctgtcctcccgCCGGTAGGCACGCGGAGGAAGATTGGACTCTTTTCTGGAAGGCAGTTTGGGTTCTGGATGTTTGTCATTGCTGGGTGGTTTGTCTGCTTTCTCTTcctgagaagaagaagtaggAGGCCCGGATGAAGGCTGAGAGTCTCTAACTCTCTGATGGCCAGTCGATGTTTCCTCAAGCTCTGTAGATTCCCTCTTCCCTTCACTCTGAGGTCTGGAGCCCTCAgacaaaacagcagctgcagtagGAACTTTGGATGGCTGATCTTTTTTAgatctttctcctctttctcctctttctcctctctcccctctctcgtgacgcttctctctctcttctctctgctccctctcttctttcatgTCCCTTAGGACAGGTTTCTTTATTGGCCCAGACCTGCGGATTGGTCTCTCCCCACCTGGTCCTTCTCTGCGTCCAGCCCCTGATCTCCCGCCCCAGCGCAGCTCAGTTTTCTGCTTGCTGGGGACTGGCAGAGGCAGCTTCTCTTGTTTGTGTAATCCATCAGCAGGAGGTGTAGCCCTGTTGTTCATCACTGTAGCCTGGGAGTAGAGTTCATTTTGGGGCTTATCTTCAGCCCTTTCCCCTGTGTCCTGTGGCTCTAGGGACTTTGTTCCCAGGGGTAGCCCATCGAACCTGGGCTCATCAAGCTTGAGGGAGTGACTGGAGCCCTGGGAGACGCTCCTTTGGAGCATAGCTTGACCAAGAGCCTCTACTTCTTCCCCACTCGGTAGGCCTGGTTCTTCAGAATCAAAAGCTGAGACTACAGGGAGGTCTAGAGGCCCAGATAAGTCCTCTGGGCCCTGGGTAAATGTTGACAGGGACTCTGTAGGGTCCCGGAAGAAGTTACTCTTACGAGAGTCCAATGCACTATGATCCTGGGGGTATATAGCTGGGAGAACTCTATCCAGATCCAGACTAGAGTCGattctgtaaaagaaaaatatagatgcatcacatgtttaaaataaaggCTTCTATGTATGCCAATAATTTCTCCTAAATATCCTTTACCTCTGCTCCTTGGTATCATTGTGTCCTTTTGGAGGAGTTACAGAAGGTAAAGGCTCTGATTGTGGGTATGGGTCTGATCCCCATACCATCCGTGAGTCTGAGGGAAGGCCATGGTCACGAATTGGCCGGGTCAAGTGGTCAAATGAGtctgagctggagctggagttGTCACCAGGCTCTCTGCGCACAATCTGCTTTGGAGGCATCCGCCCTGAAATGCATGAGAGTGACCTTGAACAGGCAGTCTGACATTTATCATCATAAACCTACATACTCATTCAGTAAAGTCTCCATTCATATTCAAAATATCTCCCTACCAGGGTGAATATTAGTTGGTATGTCCATTGGAGGACGTCCTGACATAATGCGAGGGTCCATGTAGGACTGCATCATTAGCCAGCGGGGGTCAAAGCCCATGGAGGCCAGGTGCTGGTGGTGGGGGCCCATAGGTTGATACATGGAGcggtgttgctgttgttgctgctgctgcgtagTTGGAACAGCGCCACCACCTGATGGGGACACAGAGCCCCCACTCTGCTGTTGCTGCCATTGTTGCTGCTTCATCTGCTCCTAAAAGACGAAAGAGGAACAGTAAGCCGATTAaagttcattgtttttttaaggaGATACACAGTACAATATGTATGTAATGTACAATATAGTAGGGCAGTCAAATGTTCTATTATCCcatttgaatttcatttgttaaattaaatatataattacttTTCTAATTAAATGTAATCTATTATTATGTACCATGTATACAGCAGTGTGGCTCCTATAGAGATTCAGGGTCTCATTTTGACATCATACCAGCAACAGTGCATCTTTTACTTGAGTTTTAATGTCTTTATCTGTACAGTTTGTCACAGACACATGATTTGGAGggcagatttgttttcttgggaaagctttcttttcttttttgtgtgtatagCACTCTTTCTTGGCAGAAGGGTTAACTAAACCATattgttaaatgtaaaaagagGCACCTTGTTTGGACAacatgttacattacattatttagCCGACGCTTatatccaaagcgacttacaataagtgcatttaacTATGAGGGTACAAGCCCAGAACAGCAAAAATCAAGTAGGTACATTAACTACAAAAGCCAAACGCAACTTAAAATTGGTTATTGGACATCTTCTTAATCAAGGGgtagtctgaagagatgtgtctttagcctgcggcggaagatgtgtagcAAAtagtcgtgattttgttgagtggctaactgtccctcgcagtgagggagcagcaagccgattggcagatgcagagcagagtggacgggctgggtggtaaggtttaaccatgtcctgtgtgtgagcagcagatCAGTGATGCAGCCGTCCCATGCTCCACACCTACTGTGACCTGCGCACTACATTTccaacacatttataaaatgaatgaaaataaaaatttgaATAGTAATTAAGCATTCAAAaagtattgatttttttaatattcaaacaCTACTGTTCAACCACAAGAGTGGAAGATCAAACTAAAAATCCCCTTCAGATTCAAGAAAAAAAGCCCACTACCTACTGCCAGCCCCCATTGGTTTAACCAGCAACACTCAGCTCTTTGTAACTGAAGAAGCTGAATGCGGACACTCTTACCTGCTGTCTGAGGAAACGAGGTGGCAAAGATTTTTGAAACTGTTTGGAATAGCCTGAGGTGAGAGATGGACGCAtagcagcagctgcttctcctTCCAGCTGTGGGGGTGCCACGGGGACATCCTCACCACTTGGTGTGTCCATGTGAGGCAGAGACAGGTGGGGCTCATCCACTGCAGGTAAACAAAACCAATATTGGGATTTATGACTGAATCCATATATAATTTTCAAACAACTTCGAGATGAGGTCAATATTGCTCACCTCTGTTCTCCTCTATGTTGAAATAGTCTTGGATAGGCACTGTTGTCCTGTCAGCCTGGTTTTCCTCCATTAGGGGGCCGACCTCAGCCAAAGagctctctccctcgctctcagGTTCTGGAGCAACGACCACAGGGCTCTGGACGGGGGGGCTGGGCTGAGGAGGCAAGtgaacctcctcctctgcacttGGTTCAACTCTCTCACATTCTGGCTCTATCCTCTCCCTGTCTTGATCCACCTGCTCTTGGAGAGGAGCTTGCATTGGTTCTTGCGATTGTGAAACTGGGACCATAGGTACAGGACTGGATTCAGGAGCAGGAGCGGGAGCAGGAGCGGGAGCGGGAGCAGGAGCGGGAACGGGAGCGGGAGCGGGAGCGGATAAGGGGGCAATCTCAGGGGCAGCTCCTGCCTCATCGGTGGTGGACTGAGCAGGGGAGGATTTGCCCTCAGTTGCTTGGCGGTGTTTTTCATTGAGACGTTTAAGTTTTTCTGCACAGGCCGCAAGCCTCTGTTCGTCCATCCGTcgctcctcttcatctctcctccgCCTCGCTCGTTCTACAGCTTCAGAAACTTCTGAAGGCTTCTTGCGCTTCTGTCTCCAGGCCTCAGAGTCCTCATCGGCACCAGGTGCTGATGCAGTCTGTGGCTTGTTCCCCCGTGGAGCTGCTCCACTAACAGAACGACTCCCACCCTGGAGAATAAAGATATTATTACCAACACAGACTTCTCATATTGCTGCTAAATTGATCAGGGTGCACTTGTCCAGCTTTACCTGGTAGTCTTGTGAAGCAGTTAATTTACTGTACTGCCCCATACTGCCAGGTGATGGTGCTCTTGGATCTACATTGTCTGCCCGTGAGGTCTTGTTGCCCCCACGGTCTTCAGACCCCTCATGACCTTCTTTTGGCCGAGGTCTTATACGTTCAACTTTCCCCATCCAATCCCTGAAGAACAATATCAACATGgattagaaaaaaaatggtTCTTCCAATTGGTTTCCTAAAGTTGATATTCAAACTGTAGTTTTATGGAAACTGGATAGGATATCTACAGGTAGGATAtctacaaatataaaaaatgctttggttaaaaaaaaaaaaaaaatgaatacgAGTAATACAAGTTATGCATACTAAGGATTGAATTGGCTAATTACAGAAAAGCAAtgcatgttaaaatattaaGCTCAAGATACTCACcagttttctcctttttctttagCAGCTTGGTTTTCCTCATCATCACTGAAGTTTAGTTTCTCTGTGTAGTCCACCTCCATCTGAGCTCCTGGAATGAGAAAGGGAAAGGGTTGAGGTTCGCTGTTCACACCAGGAGAAGAGGTCATCCATCTTACAATAGTTCTGAAtattgggcggctgtggctgaggggtcttcctccaaccagaaggtcggcagttcgagCCAAGTCTTCCTCAgttgcatgccgaagtgtcctatgacaagatgctgaaccccgaattgcccctcatagaaaaaaaaaagtgctgctaatagatgcactgtatgaatgtgtgtgtgtgtgtgtgtgtgtgtgtgtgagagagagaaaatcgGTGAAG harbors:
- the prrc2c gene encoding protein PRRC2C isoform X2; this encodes MSEKSGQSTKAKDGKTKYATLSLFNTYKGKSLETQKTAVAARHGLQSLGKVAASRRMPPPANLPSLKAENKGNDPNVNIVPKDGSGWASRNEAEGERQQDTPPPQIKPAVVPPPELPVAGSRSWANSKQTQLDGAPRVSSQFHQEFPSLQAAGEAEKGDSQEEEPYGPGPSLRPQNVGSWREGGGRNLITAPSPPEMDNRVPEEGSTSLGTTTPPVEADDPGRNVTADSQGEKKDGRERLPPTGPPQPKLNGGQQPPAGVPTHFDPAFRSMMPPYMFHAYPQMSVSTGQANVRYPVPQDGAKSVRGSRSARPQQAPPQAWHLDPDRPSIISASELKELDILDTDTDEGWAGAQMEVDYTEKLNFSDDEENQAAKEKGENWDWMGKVERIRPRPKEGHEGSEDRGGNKTSRADNVDPRAPSPGSMGQYSKLTASQDYQGGSRSVSGAAPRGNKPQTASAPGADEDSEAWRQKRKKPSEVSEAVERARRRRDEEERRMDEQRLAACAEKLKRLNEKHRQATEGKSSPAQSTTDEAGAAPEIAPLSAPAPAPVPAPAPAPAPAPAPAPESSPVPMVPVSQSQEPMQAPLQEQVDQDRERIEPECERVEPSAEEEVHLPPQPSPPVQSPVVVAPEPESEGESSLAEVGPLMEENQADRTTVPIQDYFNIEENRVDEPHLSLPHMDTPSGEDVPVAPPQLEGEAAAAMRPSLTSGYSKQFQKSLPPRFLRQQEQMKQQQWQQQQSGGSVSPSGGGAVPTTQQQQQQQHRSMYQPMGPHHQHLASMGFDPRWLMMQSYMDPRIMSGRPPMDIPTNIHPGRMPPKQIVRREPGDNSSSSSDSFDHLTRPIRDHGLPSDSRMVWGSDPYPQSEPLPSVTPPKGHNDTKEQRIDSSLDLDRVLPAIYPQDHSALDSRKSNFFRDPTESLSTFTQGPEDLSGPLDLPVVSAFDSEEPGLPSGEEVEALGQAMLQRSVSQGSSHSLKLDEPRFDGLPLGTKSLEPQDTGERAEDKPQNELYSQATVMNNRATPPADGLHKQEKLPLPVPSKQKTELRWGGRSGAGRREGPGGERPIRRSGPIKKPVLRDMKEEREQREEREKRHERGERGERGERGERSKKDQPSKVPTAAAVLSEGSRPQSEGKRESTELEETSTGHQRVRDSQPSSGPPTSSSQEEKADKPPSNDKHPEPKLPSRKESNLPPRAYRREDRERERDRDRDRDRDMDMDKDRDRDREWPADSSFKGRGRGEYYARGRSYRGTYSGRSRGGRGRSRAEYPYREPRSRSDLPAVGGAAAFRNREESETRSESSDFEVIPKRRRRRGSDTDSESEGGRESASDTGPSDREPSTKPSRPLRRELPGEVRPGPHKPGFGPPHIGEKAGFRVDDENRPKPGFLPKGEPSRRGRGGLYSRRGVARERGGPRSAPLRRPMPRESSSQWPSRPMETFRPEEMESAQRYDNHPTDRRPPKSEGKKFVDGPQSSRERPRRSRPARPPRQDKPPRFRRLKEREAAVLGSGETASSPPAHLPSVPATSARSAPISLSPTLSRAPGTPVTVPAEAAATMPAPDLPSTIEASLPETSSPTIAAVGTKSPDLSNQNSSDQANEEWETASESSDFNERREREERKGAVEATNEATTASAAAPTLPQGSLTPNKSPPEGGVTPKREGAPAAKRSFSSQRPAERQNRRGNSGAKPVRGYTGGKGERRGGAKAGRKGPVGHQNSEAAASTAGGAAQRPSKEQSARRKDETKQVSKKPKENALSQFDLNNYASVVIIDDHPEVTTTEDPQSSTNDDGFTEVVSRKQQKRLQDEEKRKKEEQTPQNWGKKGSGEKSRGGGGKLPPRFAKKQSSQQQQQHHQHQHQQQASQPQPAAASIPQAQQQPTIAAPQHPHLPPTQPAASPQTLEGTVAPLPTIPPAAVDFTSKNLPPAPTQTHSTLGTELWENKVAGSTVLLDVKKLGPISPPQPPSVSAWNKPLTSFTGTVSSEGVKPGAEGSVELAIDSIQFGAPSSAGSTDSDGVPALIEMGSENKLPAPKEQRQKQPRAGPIKTQKLPEMEPVETKEYKPGPIGKERSLKNRKAKDARGVEGEGMEGGVPGGGVSRATEPSPPTSDTAVPELGGDIEGMITVPSAEFISNSKESVTDYTAPSSSLADSVPTGVNKIEESLVANVALPHSLPIPRRETLQQSSSLSTVSPATVDLTLKMESARKAWENSPSLEKNSPVTSSSSPITSCASSYSSFSSASMPQIPVASVTPSTSLSGSGTYTTSSLSTKTTTASDPPNICKVKPQQLQGGSLCSSSSSSSSSFSQLGCVPALLPQQQTPQVYVSQSAAGSAAQIPAFYMDTSHLFSTPHPRLAPPSLAQQQGFQPGLSQPTAVQQIPIPIYAPLQGQPQHQHGHQHGHQHGHQHGHQHAHQHGHQHAHQHTHQPQLGLGAGPPVSQPQDLFSSSLQPYRSQQAFMQNSLSQASMMLSGPSLHSYASVQAPDMGKPQSNLAYQQQSSTQHIPILFEPQLNQPSGMGGSQLIDTHLLQARQGMNQHSNMYSGQVQQHGQSSYYSNTQSPSSAMQQVTVPLPGSQLSLSNFGSGGGQPLLALPPTPPQAQPPNMNRQPPVSQAYRSIMGPSHNMMPPPTSKMEMDLKLFGSGMDVKPGTPPGARSTTPTSSHYRASSTSPSSQSSKMNSILYQKQFQPNSAGMRMAQHFPGQFNPQMLSQPNIVSPLVRPPHANSFAGGVQRSPMGPPMSANVGGGLMPHPRPQYPQHSQHLSRGPPGPSIIPRGAHASLKAEQDLKAKQRAEVLQSTHKFFSEQQQLKAPQVSNASRLDQGGKPSLDTSAQNHQAGGERPDSDKPPISTAKPIRTGPIKPQAIKPEEGK